Proteins encoded within one genomic window of Methanosarcina barkeri str. Wiesmoor:
- a CDS encoding tetratricopeptide repeat protein translates to MEKDDSNDGSIIGGNGITAGKDVFLHNIKAPVNIGNTNNTNQNYTTYIISENIEEHTKSLIDFAQFCENKREYEKALDYYEQARVKLEKSESKILLVKVMMGEAVCHHKKGNLSRAKNLIFEAERLDPKNPTVLANIASQLKSENPDEAEIYAKKALEFDKNNFLAKCVIGLLEYDKGNIKDSLRTLKQASTINPNVGYPFNCMARIYSSEKDYGNAIKYGKKAVKIESDNAIFLMELAIDYMNIAFPENEVCISSDFSKMLKMEYLEKALKCLEKAKEMSESQGNNYLNCEIYTYLSRVHLAKGEFNKSIEYCEMIINSGLDTIDIYIILGEAYGECQNYDKVIEYYELLLKRENLTENHLFIVKANLATSYFYKNRLNEAEKLFKELIDENPENINLCIQMSNVLEENGKIEKAFSLLEKIDKFSQKPWDFYYMMGRLYHKKDDYESSVKYLKEAISKNSEAIPPRIYLINLYLECGMHKYAVKQAIELIQLAPTGINFYKLASLYYEIGDYKESAVFSRKALEADYGKVETYRLLCSSLLEANKLSEAKDEFENAFTKYPDDLELKLNYSATLSALEYTEKAIEILTQIISNDPNVVFAYKALARIYYKEASYEIALEYSKKAVFIEPEDEDAHFVMGCSLLNLGKNDEAVEEIQKVIEINPNFDSAWLIDAEKGMEYLGNLITISNHIIERYENGNITISKVGELLIKDTFDLLCHINNVKVAESLSLSDEKIDQLRNSPISKRDVLVDETMLGILAKTGSLDLLRLAFDHVYVIKELEDKIVIGPYLKDHPYRDVKNKLQIIDGGWIESLNPNDMIALATKKIVVENKFSKNDISFIALALDKDFLCLTEDLLLRIQLESINKPTCGIFGFVNYAVSKNIIKQDDAEKIFTKVKSVCIVE, encoded by the coding sequence ATGGAGAAAGACGATTCCAATGATGGTAGTATAATTGGAGGAAATGGAATAACAGCTGGAAAAGACGTTTTTCTTCATAATATTAAAGCTCCTGTTAATATAGGAAATACGAATAATACAAATCAGAATTATACTACATATATAATTTCTGAAAATATTGAAGAGCACACTAAATCATTAATTGATTTTGCTCAGTTTTGTGAGAATAAAAGAGAATATGAGAAAGCCCTTGACTATTATGAACAGGCAAGAGTAAAATTAGAAAAGAGTGAATCAAAGATTTTATTAGTAAAAGTAATGATGGGAGAAGCTGTTTGTCATCATAAAAAAGGGAACTTATCCAGAGCAAAAAACTTGATATTTGAGGCAGAAAGGTTAGACCCTAAAAATCCCACTGTTTTAGCTAATATCGCATCACAGTTAAAATCTGAAAATCCAGATGAAGCTGAAATTTATGCCAAAAAAGCTCTAGAGTTTGATAAAAATAATTTTTTGGCAAAGTGTGTTATAGGTTTGTTAGAATATGATAAAGGAAATATTAAAGATTCTCTGAGAACACTTAAACAGGCATCAACCATTAATCCTAATGTTGGATATCCTTTCAATTGCATGGCTCGAATATATTCCAGTGAAAAAGATTACGGAAATGCTATAAAATATGGAAAAAAAGCTGTAAAAATTGAATCTGACAATGCCATTTTTCTTATGGAATTAGCCATAGATTACATGAATATAGCTTTTCCTGAGAATGAAGTTTGTATTTCTTCTGATTTTTCAAAGATGCTCAAGATGGAATATTTAGAAAAAGCACTAAAATGCCTAGAAAAAGCAAAAGAAATGAGTGAGTCACAAGGTAACAATTACTTAAATTGTGAAATATACACATATTTAAGCAGAGTACATCTTGCTAAAGGAGAATTTAATAAATCAATAGAGTACTGTGAAATGATTATTAATAGTGGTTTAGACACTATCGATATCTACATAATTCTAGGGGAAGCATATGGTGAATGCCAGAATTATGACAAGGTAATCGAATATTATGAGCTCCTTCTTAAAAGAGAAAATCTAACAGAGAACCATCTCTTTATCGTAAAAGCAAATCTTGCTACTTCATACTTTTATAAAAATCGGCTTAACGAAGCTGAGAAATTATTCAAAGAATTAATTGATGAAAATCCAGAAAATATAAATTTATGTATACAAATGTCTAATGTCTTGGAGGAAAATGGGAAAATAGAAAAAGCGTTTTCCCTTTTAGAGAAAATTGATAAATTTTCCCAAAAACCATGGGATTTTTACTATATGATGGGAAGATTATATCACAAGAAAGATGATTATGAAAGTTCAGTTAAATATCTTAAGGAAGCAATAAGCAAAAACAGTGAGGCAATTCCACCAAGAATCTATTTAATAAATTTATATCTCGAATGTGGTATGCATAAATATGCTGTAAAACAAGCTATAGAATTAATACAATTGGCTCCAACAGGTATTAATTTTTATAAACTTGCTTCATTATATTATGAAATAGGCGACTATAAAGAATCTGCTGTTTTTTCTAGAAAGGCTTTAGAGGCAGATTATGGCAAAGTAGAAACTTATCGTTTGCTATGTAGTTCTCTTTTAGAAGCAAATAAACTCTCTGAAGCAAAAGATGAATTTGAAAATGCTTTTACGAAATACCCAGATGACCTTGAATTGAAGCTTAATTATTCTGCTACACTATCAGCACTAGAATATACTGAAAAAGCCATAGAAATTTTAACTCAAATAATTTCTAATGATCCAAACGTTGTTTTTGCTTATAAAGCACTAGCACGTATTTACTATAAAGAAGCCTCTTATGAAATAGCTTTAGAATATTCTAAAAAAGCTGTTTTTATAGAGCCAGAAGATGAGGATGCACACTTTGTTATGGGGTGCTCCTTATTGAATTTAGGAAAAAACGACGAAGCTGTGGAAGAAATACAAAAAGTAATAGAGATTAATCCAAATTTTGATAGTGCATGGTTAATAGATGCAGAAAAAGGCATGGAATATCTAGGTAATTTAATTACAATTTCTAATCATATAATTGAGAGATATGAAAATGGAAATATTACAATATCAAAAGTGGGTGAATTACTAATAAAAGATACTTTCGATTTATTATGTCACATAAATAATGTAAAAGTAGCAGAGTCTTTGAGTTTATCTGACGAAAAAATAGACCAATTAAGAAATTCACCTATTAGTAAAAGAGATGTACTCGTAGACGAAACGATGCTAGGTATATTAGCTAAAACCGGAAGTCTCGATTTATTAAGACTAGCATTTGATCACGTGTATGTTATAAAAGAACTTGAAGATAAAATTGTTATTGGACCATACTTAAAAGATCATCCTTATCGGGATGTGAAAAATAAACTTCAAATTATTGATGGTGGATGGATTGAAAGCTTAAATCCAAATGATATGATAGCTTTAGCTACAAAGAAAATCGTTGTTGAAAATAAATTTAGTAAAAACGATATTTCATTTATCGCTTTAGCCTTGGATAAAGACTTTCTTTGTTTAACAGAAGATTTGCTTCTAAGAATTCAACTAGAAAGTATAAATAAACCAACTTGTGGAATTTTTGGATTTGTTAATTATGCAGTTAGCAAGAATATAATCAAACAAGATGACGCTGAAAAAATATTTACTAAAGTTAAAAGTGTATGTATTGTGGAGTAA
- the uvrA gene encoding excinuclease ABC subunit UvrA: protein MKNIIIKGAREHNLKNITVELPRDKLIVITGVSGSGKSTLAFDTVYAEGQRRYVESLSAYARQFLGLMNKPDVDSIEGLSPAISIEQKTTSKNPRSTVGTVTEIYDYLRLLFARVGTPYCPTHNIKIESQSPEKIADSLSRECEGMITILAPVVRQKKGTYQQLFRELNSEGFTRMRVNGEIHRTDDEITLDRYKKHDIEVVVDRLDPSEDRSRLVEACENALNKADGLLIAVDSEGKDHLYSSNMACPVCGMAFEELQPRMFSFNSPFGACEACNGLGIKMEFDPDLIIPNKKLCLADGAVALYRNYLDSYRSQHLAAVAKHFGFDIFTPIEDLTDEQYNALMYGSDELMQFSMSMKNGDAHWSHKGTWEGLLPQSERLYSQTKSEYRRKELEKFMQVKPCPKCEGKRLKEKVLAVKFGGKSIVDVSNLSILECIQFFENVELSEKEKEIAKQVLKEIRSRLGFLEHVGLGYLTLSRGAGTLSGGEAQRIRLATQIGSNLMGVLYVLDEPSIGLHQRDNERLIRTLKTLRDLGNTLIVVEHDEDTIWAADYVLDIGPGAGVHGGYVVAEGTPEEIEKNPESLTGQYLSGEKQIKPPALRRHSDAFLRLKGCRANNLKDIDVNIPIGVLTVVTGVSGSGKSTLIYDTLYKALMKKINKSSVTPGDYDELVFDSEIDKVIVIDQSPIGRTPRSNPATYTKVFDAIRQAFAETKEAKIRGYKNGRFSFNVKGGRCEACQGEGLIKIEMNFLPDVYIECEECKGKRYNRETLEVKYRGKSIAEVLDMTVEEAAEHFENIPSIKRKLDTLIRVGLGYIKLGQSSTTLSGGEAQRIKLTRELSKKCTGKTIYLLDEPTTGLHFHDVKKLIAVLNRLVAKGNTVVVIEHNLDVIKSADYIIDLGPEGGNAGGEIIAEGTPEEVSTVQGSYTARFLAPKLSQSYLDMSGEEPVEAVFEEGEEFEADYEDLNDNQNEEDSEDFEEDSEEDSEDSEDSRGFKHSKHRADNAFQEQLI from the coding sequence ATGAAAAATATTATTATTAAAGGGGCACGGGAACACAACCTGAAAAACATCACGGTTGAACTCCCGCGGGACAAATTAATCGTTATTACAGGGGTATCAGGCTCAGGGAAATCTACCCTGGCTTTTGACACAGTTTATGCCGAAGGGCAGCGGCGCTATGTTGAGTCACTCTCGGCTTATGCGCGGCAGTTCCTCGGGCTTATGAACAAGCCGGATGTGGACAGCATTGAGGGGTTATCTCCGGCAATATCCATTGAACAGAAAACGACCTCGAAAAATCCCAGGAGTACGGTTGGGACAGTTACTGAAATTTATGATTACTTGAGGCTGCTTTTTGCAAGAGTCGGTACTCCTTACTGTCCGACCCACAACATAAAAATCGAGTCTCAATCTCCTGAAAAGATTGCGGACAGCCTGAGCAGGGAATGTGAGGGTATGATTACCATCCTCGCACCTGTAGTCCGCCAGAAGAAAGGGACATACCAGCAGCTCTTCAGAGAACTAAACAGTGAAGGCTTCACCCGGATGAGGGTAAACGGCGAGATTCACAGGACTGACGATGAGATTACCCTTGACCGCTACAAGAAACATGATATCGAAGTCGTGGTTGACCGGTTGGACCCTTCAGAAGACCGCTCAAGGCTTGTTGAGGCCTGTGAAAATGCTCTAAATAAGGCAGATGGGCTCTTAATCGCGGTTGATTCGGAAGGAAAAGACCACCTTTATTCTTCAAATATGGCCTGCCCTGTTTGCGGCATGGCTTTTGAAGAACTCCAGCCCAGGATGTTTTCTTTCAACAGTCCTTTCGGAGCCTGCGAGGCCTGCAATGGGCTCGGGATCAAGATGGAGTTCGATCCTGACCTCATTATTCCGAATAAAAAGCTCTGCCTTGCAGACGGAGCTGTTGCTCTGTACAGGAACTATCTGGACAGTTACCGGAGCCAGCACCTTGCAGCCGTGGCAAAGCATTTCGGTTTTGACATATTTACTCCTATTGAGGACCTCACAGATGAGCAGTATAATGCTCTCATGTATGGCTCGGACGAACTTATGCAGTTCAGTATGAGCATGAAGAACGGGGATGCCCACTGGTCTCATAAGGGTACCTGGGAAGGGTTGCTCCCGCAGTCCGAGAGGCTGTACAGCCAGACAAAATCTGAATACCGCCGAAAAGAACTTGAAAAATTCATGCAGGTTAAGCCCTGTCCAAAATGTGAAGGCAAGCGCCTGAAGGAAAAAGTGCTTGCAGTAAAGTTCGGCGGGAAATCCATTGTAGATGTATCCAATCTCTCAATTCTGGAGTGTATACAGTTTTTCGAAAACGTGGAGCTCTCGGAAAAGGAAAAAGAGATCGCAAAACAGGTCTTAAAAGAAATTCGCTCCAGGCTCGGTTTTTTAGAGCATGTAGGGCTCGGCTATCTTACTCTTTCGCGAGGTGCAGGCACTCTCTCAGGCGGAGAAGCCCAGCGAATCCGATTGGCTACTCAGATTGGCTCAAATCTCATGGGCGTACTCTATGTTCTCGACGAACCCTCAATAGGGCTGCACCAGAGAGACAATGAGCGTCTTATCCGTACTCTCAAGACCTTGCGGGACCTTGGAAATACCCTTATTGTCGTGGAACATGATGAAGATACTATATGGGCTGCGGACTATGTTCTTGATATTGGGCCAGGTGCAGGCGTTCATGGAGGTTATGTGGTAGCCGAAGGCACCCCTGAAGAAATTGAGAAAAATCCGGAATCCCTGACAGGTCAGTACCTCTCAGGAGAAAAACAGATAAAACCGCCTGCCCTTCGCCGTCATAGTGACGCGTTCTTAAGGCTTAAAGGATGCAGAGCGAACAACCTGAAGGATATAGACGTGAATATTCCTATAGGGGTTCTGACCGTAGTTACAGGGGTCTCAGGTTCCGGGAAGTCAACGCTAATTTATGATACCCTGTACAAAGCCCTGATGAAAAAGATAAATAAATCAAGTGTAACACCAGGGGACTATGACGAGCTTGTTTTCGATTCCGAGATCGACAAGGTAATTGTTATTGACCAGAGCCCCATCGGCAGGACTCCTCGCTCAAATCCTGCCACCTATACCAAGGTCTTTGATGCCATAAGGCAGGCTTTTGCCGAAACAAAGGAAGCAAAAATCAGGGGTTATAAGAATGGGCGTTTCTCCTTCAACGTAAAAGGAGGGCGCTGTGAAGCCTGCCAGGGAGAAGGACTGATAAAAATCGAAATGAATTTCCTGCCTGATGTATACATCGAGTGTGAGGAATGCAAGGGTAAACGCTACAACCGTGAAACTCTTGAGGTAAAGTACAGGGGCAAGTCGATTGCTGAAGTCCTGGATATGACCGTCGAAGAGGCTGCCGAACACTTTGAAAACATTCCTTCAATCAAACGCAAACTCGATACTTTAATAAGAGTTGGACTGGGCTATATCAAACTCGGCCAGAGCTCAACAACGCTTTCCGGTGGGGAAGCCCAGAGGATCAAGCTGACAAGGGAACTCTCCAAAAAGTGTACCGGGAAGACGATTTACCTCCTTGATGAACCCACAACCGGGCTTCACTTCCATGACGTCAAAAAACTCATCGCAGTTCTCAACAGGCTTGTAGCAAAAGGAAACACAGTGGTTGTAATAGAGCATAACCTGGATGTAATCAAATCAGCAGACTATATCATTGATCTGGGTCCCGAAGGCGGGAACGCAGGTGGAGAAATTATTGCCGAGGGAACTCCGGAGGAAGTGTCCACTGTTCAGGGAAGTTATACTGCACGCTTCCTTGCTCCTAAACTTTCACAGTCATATCTCGACATGTCGGGAGAAGAACCTGTTGAAGCTGTTTTTGAAGAAGGGGAAGAGTTTGAGGCCGATTATGAAGATCTTAATGATAATCAGAATGAGGAGGATTCCGAAGACTTTGAAGAAGACTCGGAGGAAGACTCCGAAGACTCCGAAGACTCCAGAGGTTTCAAACACAGTAAACATAGAGCCGACAATGCATTTCAGGAACAATTGATTTAA
- a CDS encoding chloramphenicol acetyltransferase, with product MGNRYQTIDLETWKRKDYCQIYRNAAQPEYCVSFELDVTNFKKRVKENNWSFTMAFIFAVTKCANEIEEFRYRFLDGKVVLYESIDTSFTYLDKETELFKVVYVPMQDTIEKFVQLATVMAENQKEHFTGPVENDVYQFSALPWISFTHISHTDFGNREKAQPIFDWGKYQEREGKLLMPFAVQVHHAFVDGIHIGKLADKLQRYLDDV from the coding sequence GTGGGAAACAGATACCAAACAATAGATCTTGAAACATGGAAAAGAAAAGATTATTGTCAAATATACAGGAATGCAGCGCAGCCTGAATATTGTGTAAGTTTTGAACTTGATGTGACGAATTTTAAAAAGCGCGTTAAAGAAAATAACTGGTCATTTACGATGGCATTTATATTTGCTGTTACGAAATGCGCAAATGAAATCGAGGAATTTCGGTATCGTTTTCTTGACGGTAAAGTTGTGTTATATGAGTCCATTGATACCTCATTTACATATCTGGATAAAGAAACAGAGTTATTCAAGGTAGTATATGTTCCCATGCAGGACACGATTGAGAAGTTTGTACAACTGGCAACCGTAATGGCAGAAAATCAAAAAGAACATTTTACAGGACCTGTAGAAAACGATGTATATCAATTCTCTGCCTTGCCTTGGATATCGTTTACGCATATTTCGCACACGGATTTCGGAAACAGGGAAAAAGCACAGCCCATATTTGATTGGGGAAAATATCAGGAAAGGGAAGGCAAATTACTGATGCCGTTTGCAGTCCAGGTTCATCATGCATTTGTTGATGGTATTCATATTGGCAAACTTGCGGATAAGCTGCAGAGATATCTGGATGATGTGTAG
- the uvrC gene encoding excinuclease ABC subunit UvrC, whose protein sequence is MIDLEALPHLPGCYLFKNEEGTVIYVGKAKDLKKRVSSYFQKREHDPKTASLIEAVRGFDFIVTNTEVEAFLLENTLIKKHWPRYNILLKDSKRYACIHLTEEKFPRIRLSRKKADNGSFFGPFVSAKERDYIFEVVRKTFQLRTCKKMPKRACLRYHIAACSGPCIGAISAEDYAEKVKKAASVLKGNIRELIESMEKDMRELASRQQFEQAMALRDEIAALEYLQEKQNMERQKKHNEDILNYIVRDDTVYLMLFKVYKGTLEDKQDYVFAFGENFLEEFLVQYYSENEPPEELILPEPLEESLVDFLSHVKGTKVKVTVPKQGEKKELLDLALKNVEIGFFGDRKKLEALQSKLSLPKLPNVIECFDISHLSGTSTVGSMVQFRGGRPDKHNYRRFKIESVEGIDDFASIAEVVRRRYSRLLEDKHDLPDLIIIDGGKGQLSSAFQELRKLKVRVPLISIAKREEEIYVPGIKSPLPIKKEEKASLFVQEIRDEAHRFAITYNRLLRQKSMIPKND, encoded by the coding sequence ATGATTGACCTGGAGGCTCTTCCTCACCTGCCTGGCTGTTATCTTTTCAAGAATGAAGAAGGGACTGTGATTTACGTGGGCAAGGCAAAGGACCTCAAAAAGCGGGTAAGCAGCTATTTCCAGAAACGAGAACATGACCCAAAAACCGCGAGCCTTATAGAGGCTGTAAGGGGCTTTGATTTTATTGTCACGAATACGGAAGTAGAGGCTTTCCTTCTTGAAAACACCCTTATTAAGAAACACTGGCCAAGGTACAACATTCTTCTAAAAGACTCAAAGCGGTATGCCTGTATTCACTTAACAGAAGAAAAGTTTCCAAGGATCAGGCTTTCCAGGAAAAAGGCAGACAACGGAAGCTTTTTTGGGCCCTTTGTCTCGGCAAAGGAAAGAGACTACATTTTTGAGGTTGTAAGAAAGACCTTCCAGCTCCGGACCTGCAAAAAGATGCCGAAACGGGCCTGCCTTAGATATCATATAGCGGCATGCAGCGGGCCCTGCATAGGTGCAATTTCCGCGGAAGACTATGCCGAGAAAGTGAAAAAAGCGGCTTCAGTCCTGAAAGGCAATATCAGAGAGCTTATCGAGTCTATGGAAAAAGATATGAGAGAACTGGCATCGAGGCAGCAGTTCGAGCAGGCCATGGCTCTCAGGGACGAGATTGCAGCCCTTGAGTATCTTCAGGAAAAACAAAATATGGAGAGGCAGAAAAAGCATAATGAGGATATTCTGAACTACATTGTCAGGGATGATACTGTTTATCTCATGCTCTTCAAGGTCTACAAAGGTACGCTTGAAGATAAGCAGGACTATGTTTTTGCCTTTGGGGAAAATTTCCTGGAAGAATTTCTTGTACAATATTATTCCGAGAACGAACCTCCTGAAGAACTGATTCTTCCTGAGCCTCTTGAAGAATCGCTTGTTGATTTCCTTTCTCACGTCAAAGGAACAAAAGTCAAAGTTACGGTTCCGAAACAGGGAGAGAAAAAGGAACTTCTCGACCTTGCCCTGAAAAATGTTGAGATAGGTTTCTTTGGAGACCGGAAAAAGCTCGAAGCCTTGCAAAGTAAGTTATCTCTTCCGAAACTTCCGAATGTCATAGAATGTTTTGATATTTCTCATCTCTCAGGTACGTCTACTGTCGGTTCAATGGTTCAGTTCCGGGGTGGCAGACCTGATAAACACAATTATCGTCGCTTCAAGATCGAGAGTGTTGAAGGAATCGATGACTTCGCTTCCATTGCAGAGGTTGTACGCAGGCGTTATTCCCGTTTGCTCGAGGACAAACATGACCTGCCTGATTTGATTATTATAGACGGGGGAAAAGGACAGCTCTCTTCAGCTTTTCAGGAACTCAGAAAGCTCAAAGTCAGAGTTCCTCTTATCTCAATAGCCAAGCGGGAAGAAGAAATCTATGTGCCCGGAATCAAGTCTCCTCTTCCAATAAAAAAAGAAGAGAAAGCCTCTCTTTTTGTCCAGGAGATCCGGGACGAAGCCCACAGGTTTGCAATTACCTACAACCGCCTGCTGAGGCAAAAATCTATGATTCCTAAAAATGATTGA
- a CDS encoding CatA-like O-acetyltransferase — MLKKKIEFLLRCFNFKTFIFGVTKTLLHTYFENKEKAQPIFDWGKYQEREGKFMMPFAVQVNHAFVEYSYLQLVDKLQRYLDEVYINQ; from the coding sequence ATGTTGAAAAAGAAAATTGAATTCTTATTAAGGTGTTTTAATTTTAAGACTTTTATATTTGGTGTTACAAAGACACTTTTGCACACGTATTTTGAAAATAAGGAAAAAGCGCAGCCCATATTTGATTGGGGGAAATATCAGGAAAGAGAAGGCAAATTTATGATGCCATTTGCAGTTCAGGTTAATCATGCATTTGTTGAGTATTCATATCTGCAACTTGTGGATAAGCTACAGAGATATTTGGATGAAGTGTATATTAATCAGTAG
- the uvrB gene encoding excinuclease ABC subunit UvrB produces MKSSDKTSQAVSKKVIDTIRDTRYWDSPQFKLVSDFEPKGSQPQAIEKLVEGLEKGEQYQTLLGVTGSGKTYTVANVINQVRRPTLVIAHNKTLAAQLYNEFKEFFPENRVEYFVSYYDYYQPESYLPARNQYIEKDAQINPKIEQMRLAATASLMSRQDVIVVASVSCIYGLGNPENFQKMGFELKVGDKVQRKEILQKLVEIQFERNDLELMPGRFRVKGDTIDIIPGYFDNIIRIELFGDEVDRISEVDKQTGQRTGEMDYFFVYPARHYVIPEEEQKSAIQSILEELEEHLPELGLLESHRLKQRTIYDMEMIQETGSCKGIENYSRHFDHRQPGEQPFCLLDYFPEDFLMVIDESHQTIPQLHGMYNGDRSRKKSLVDYGFRLPSAYDNRPLKFDEFEKYMRNVIFVSATPSDYEREHSAHIVEQIIRPTGLVDPEVEIRPLEGQVRDVMQEIRKIVERGDRALVTTLTKKLAEELTEYLARNEIKARYLHSDIKTIERTEIIRELRLGKFDVLVGINLLREGLDIPEVGFIGILDADKEGFLRDSKSLIQIIGRAARNASSKVVLYADNMTDSIKKAVTETERRRSMQIAYNKEHGIVPTTIRKPIREKVVDITDTKHIPKTDIPNMIIELETEMREAADRLDFERAIQVREMIKKLEKEIKVV; encoded by the coding sequence ATGAAATCTTCAGATAAGACATCCCAAGCTGTATCTAAAAAAGTCATCGACACAATACGAGATACCCGATATTGGGACAGCCCGCAGTTCAAGTTGGTTTCCGATTTTGAACCAAAGGGTTCCCAGCCGCAGGCAATCGAAAAACTTGTGGAGGGGCTTGAAAAAGGGGAGCAGTACCAGACCCTGCTTGGGGTAACAGGGTCAGGGAAGACCTATACTGTTGCAAATGTCATAAACCAGGTCAGGAGACCAACCCTTGTTATTGCTCACAACAAAACCCTTGCTGCCCAGCTTTATAACGAATTCAAGGAGTTCTTCCCTGAAAACAGGGTGGAGTATTTTGTTTCCTATTATGATTACTATCAGCCCGAGTCCTATCTTCCTGCCAGGAACCAGTATATTGAGAAGGATGCTCAGATTAACCCGAAAATCGAGCAGATGCGGCTTGCTGCTACTGCTTCCCTGATGTCACGCCAGGATGTTATTGTAGTTGCATCCGTATCCTGTATCTACGGGCTTGGCAATCCTGAAAATTTCCAGAAAATGGGGTTTGAATTAAAGGTAGGAGATAAGGTCCAGAGAAAAGAAATACTGCAAAAGCTCGTTGAAATCCAGTTCGAACGGAACGACCTTGAACTTATGCCAGGGCGCTTCAGGGTAAAAGGAGATACCATTGATATTATTCCCGGATACTTTGATAATATTATCCGGATTGAGCTTTTTGGAGATGAGGTCGACCGGATTTCCGAGGTGGACAAGCAGACTGGTCAGCGAACGGGAGAGATGGACTATTTCTTTGTTTATCCTGCCAGGCACTATGTAATTCCTGAGGAGGAGCAGAAAAGTGCAATTCAGTCCATCCTCGAAGAGCTCGAAGAACATCTTCCTGAACTCGGGCTGCTCGAATCTCACAGGTTGAAACAGCGCACGATTTATGATATGGAAATGATTCAGGAAACCGGCAGCTGTAAAGGTATTGAAAACTATTCTCGGCATTTTGACCACAGACAGCCAGGAGAACAGCCTTTCTGCCTGCTTGACTATTTCCCTGAGGATTTCCTGATGGTAATTGATGAGAGCCACCAGACCATCCCGCAGCTTCATGGGATGTACAACGGGGACCGCTCAAGGAAGAAGAGTCTTGTCGATTATGGGTTCAGGCTTCCCAGTGCTTACGATAACAGGCCTCTTAAGTTCGACGAATTCGAGAAGTACATGAGAAACGTGATTTTTGTCTCGGCAACACCTTCCGATTATGAAAGAGAGCACTCAGCTCATATCGTGGAACAGATTATCCGCCCAACAGGGCTTGTTGACCCTGAAGTGGAAATTCGTCCTCTCGAAGGGCAGGTCAGAGATGTCATGCAGGAGATTCGGAAGATTGTGGAAAGGGGAGACCGTGCTCTTGTAACCACCCTGACAAAGAAACTTGCGGAAGAACTGACTGAGTATCTTGCAAGGAACGAAATAAAAGCTCGTTACCTGCACTCGGATATTAAAACAATAGAAAGGACTGAGATTATCCGCGAGCTCCGCCTTGGAAAATTCGATGTCCTTGTAGGGATAAACCTGCTCAGAGAGGGGCTTGATATTCCGGAAGTGGGCTTCATTGGCATACTGGATGCGGATAAGGAAGGATTCCTGAGGGACTCAAAAAGCCTGATCCAGATCATAGGCCGCGCGGCCCGGAATGCCAGCTCGAAGGTTGTCCTGTATGCCGATAACATGACGGATTCTATCAAAAAAGCCGTTACTGAGACCGAACGCCGCCGTTCCATGCAAATCGCCTACAATAAGGAACACGGCATAGTCCCGACAACTATCAGAAAACCAATTAGAGAAAAAGTTGTGGATATTACCGACACAAAACACATCCCGAAGACCGATATTCCCAATATGATTATCGAACTGGAAACCGAAATGAGGGAAGCTGCTGACAGGCTGGACTTCGAAAGGGCAATTCAGGTAAGGGAAATGATAAAGAAGCTGGAAAAAGAGATAAAAGTAGTCTGA